A genome region from Geodermatophilus bullaregiensis includes the following:
- a CDS encoding amidohydrolase has product MSRPPEDLAAGLDAWVAGRLDELVEVRRHLHAHPELSYAEVETTAFVEERLGEAGLEPRRLPGGTGLVVDVGSGRPTVVLRADIDALPLADLKDVPYASTREGMCHACGHDVHTTVVLGAALALAALDDLPGTVRCVFQPAEETVPGGAKHVVESGVLDGASRAFALHCDPATPVGAVGLRTGSITAACDRLDVVLTGPGGHTARPQLTVDLVDALGRLITDLPGLLSRQVDPRAGMSLVWGAVNAGVAANAIPQRGTLRGTVRVLDRDAWAGAEAMLRRLVERVAAPTGAEVAVEYVRGVPPVVNDPRTVALLRTAALATVGPEGVRPTPQSMGGEDFGWFADVVPIALARLGTHGGGEPLDLHRGTFDVDERAIGVGVRLMVRAALQALSADAGSSGPAAGAPSPSHPARPRPGERR; this is encoded by the coding sequence ATGAGCCGTCCCCCCGAGGACCTCGCCGCCGGGCTCGACGCGTGGGTGGCCGGCCGCCTCGACGAGCTGGTCGAGGTGCGCCGGCACCTGCACGCCCACCCCGAGCTGTCCTACGCCGAGGTGGAGACCACGGCCTTCGTCGAGGAGCGGCTGGGCGAGGCCGGGCTCGAGCCGCGGCGGCTGCCCGGCGGCACGGGGCTGGTGGTCGACGTCGGCAGCGGCAGGCCGACCGTCGTCCTGCGCGCCGACATCGACGCCCTGCCGCTGGCCGACCTCAAGGACGTGCCCTACGCCTCCACCCGCGAGGGCATGTGCCACGCCTGCGGGCACGACGTGCACACCACCGTCGTCCTCGGCGCGGCGCTGGCCCTCGCGGCGCTCGACGACCTGCCCGGCACGGTCCGCTGCGTGTTCCAGCCCGCCGAGGAGACCGTGCCCGGCGGCGCCAAGCACGTGGTCGAGTCCGGCGTGCTCGACGGCGCCTCGCGGGCGTTCGCGCTGCACTGCGACCCGGCCACGCCCGTGGGCGCGGTGGGCCTGCGCACCGGGTCGATCACCGCGGCCTGCGACCGCCTCGACGTCGTCCTCACCGGTCCCGGCGGGCACACCGCGCGGCCGCAGCTGACCGTCGACCTGGTCGACGCCCTGGGCCGGCTGATCACCGACCTGCCCGGGCTGCTGTCGCGGCAGGTGGACCCGCGCGCGGGGATGTCGCTGGTGTGGGGCGCGGTCAACGCGGGCGTGGCGGCCAACGCCATCCCGCAGCGCGGCACCCTGCGCGGCACCGTGCGGGTCCTCGACCGCGACGCCTGGGCCGGCGCCGAGGCGATGCTGCGCCGGCTGGTCGAGCGGGTGGCCGCCCCGACCGGCGCGGAGGTGGCGGTGGAGTACGTGCGCGGCGTCCCACCGGTGGTCAACGACCCGCGCACGGTGGCCCTGCTGCGCACCGCGGCGCTGGCCACGGTGGGCCCCGAGGGCGTGCGGCCGACACCGCAGAGCATGGGCGGGGAGGACTTCGGCTGGTTCGCCGACGTCGTCCCGATCGCCCTGGCCCGCCTCGGCACGCACGGCGGCGGGGAGCCGCTGGACCTGCACCGCGGCACCTTCGACGTCGACGAGCGGGCCATCGGCGTGGGCGTGCGGCTCATGGTCCGTGCCGCGCTCCAGGCGCTGTCCGCCGACGCCGGCAGCAGCGGCCCGGCCGCCGGTGCACCGTCCCCCAGCCACCCCGCCCGCCCACGACCGGGCGAGCGGCGGTAG